The proteins below are encoded in one region of Desulfovibrio sp. JC022:
- a CDS encoding SO_0444 family Cu/Zn efflux transporter produces MLDIILTIGHESWEVLLQSAPFMLLGFFIAGLLKAFVGPEFISKNLGSGKTSDVFKASILGVPIPLCSCGVIPAAAQLRQQGASKGATTSFLISTPETGVDSIAVTYALLDPVMAVFRPFAAFFTAVVAGIMVDRHEKKNGSNKEAPKLIPDAVLLPKMEDALKSSGCGCGSHDNHDHDHISCSDSGCGCGHSHDDERPESFSGKMVFGMQYSFGNLLQDIGLWFLGGVLLAGIFGALIPDGFIEKNLGDGFLPLLIMLAAAIPLYVCATASTPIAAALALKGLSPGAALVFLLAGPATNAASFTVVAKLLGKRSAFIYLGSIIGCSLVLGMFANWLYYSLGLSISDWVQSGQEDVHGLFFTVCALILLALIAVPKVTALVKGESLHGHSH; encoded by the coding sequence ATGTTAGATATAATTCTGACCATCGGCCACGAATCATGGGAGGTTCTGCTTCAATCTGCACCTTTCATGCTATTGGGTTTCTTTATCGCCGGACTGCTCAAAGCATTTGTTGGCCCGGAATTCATTTCAAAAAACCTCGGTTCCGGCAAAACTTCCGATGTGTTTAAAGCCTCCATTCTTGGCGTGCCCATTCCACTTTGCAGCTGCGGAGTGATCCCGGCAGCAGCGCAACTTCGCCAACAGGGAGCAAGCAAGGGTGCTACAACCTCCTTCCTGATTTCTACACCTGAAACCGGAGTGGATTCCATCGCTGTTACCTATGCCCTGCTTGATCCGGTAATGGCTGTTTTCAGACCATTTGCCGCATTCTTCACCGCTGTGGTAGCCGGTATAATGGTAGACAGGCATGAGAAAAAAAACGGAAGCAACAAGGAAGCACCCAAACTTATCCCTGACGCTGTACTGCTTCCCAAAATGGAAGATGCGCTGAAATCTTCAGGTTGCGGGTGCGGTTCCCATGACAATCATGACCATGATCACATAAGCTGCTCAGATTCCGGCTGCGGGTGCGGACACAGCCATGATGATGAACGCCCTGAATCATTTTCAGGAAAAATGGTCTTCGGCATGCAATACTCCTTCGGCAACCTGCTTCAGGATATCGGACTCTGGTTTCTCGGCGGGGTCCTGCTGGCCGGGATATTCGGTGCGCTTATCCCGGACGGCTTTATTGAAAAGAACCTCGGTGACGGTTTCCTGCCCCTGCTGATCATGCTGGCGGCGGCTATTCCGCTTTATGTTTGCGCTACCGCCTCCACTCCCATTGCAGCGGCACTTGCCCTGAAGGGTCTTTCCCCCGGAGCAGCACTGGTTTTCCTGCTGGCAGGTCCGGCAACCAATGCGGCCTCATTCACTGTGGTTGCCAAGCTGCTGGGCAAGCGATCCGCATTTATCTACCTCGGCTCCATCATCGGCTGCTCCCTTGTTCTGGGTATGTTTGCCAACTGGCTATACTACTCACTGGGCCTGAGCATCTCTGACTGGGTCCAGTCCGGTCAGGAAGATGTGCATGGGTTGTTCTTCACCGTCTGCGCACTCATTCTGCTTGCCTTAATCGCTGTTCCCAAGGTAACAGCTTTGGTGAAAGGTGAATCATTGCACGGACATTCACATTAA
- a CDS encoding metalloregulator ArsR/SmtB family transcription factor — protein sequence MTNNSACCTGHNPTPGAVEQVNKKSCPEETLDDLAATFKILGEPVRIKILHALSISNLCVCDLSDLLGMTHSAISHQLRILRTARMVRFKKDGRRAIYSLNDKHVEIIMQTALAHMQGDGCEIPQGDK from the coding sequence ATGACAAATAATTCCGCATGTTGCACTGGACACAATCCCACACCGGGAGCAGTGGAACAAGTCAACAAGAAGAGTTGTCCCGAAGAAACACTGGATGACCTGGCTGCAACTTTCAAGATTCTCGGGGAACCGGTCAGGATTAAAATCCTGCACGCTCTCTCCATCAGCAACCTCTGTGTTTGCGACCTTTCTGATCTTCTGGGAATGACCCATTCAGCAATTTCCCATCAGCTGAGAATCCTTAGAACGGCACGCATGGTCCGCTTTAAAAAAGACGGACGCAGAGCAATTTACAGCCTTAACGATAAGCATGTGGAAATAATTATGCAGACCGCCCTTGCGCATATGCAGGGAGACGGTTGTGAAATTCCTCAAGGAGATAAATAA
- a CDS encoding putative molybdenum carrier protein — translation MTFVSGGQTGVDRGALDAAIERNLAHRGWCPKGRKAEDGPIPAKYNMQEMVDWQYWKRTEKNVLDSDGTLVLPGHTESKGTALTIRLARKHGKPIAVISLDRRDAAQTIRAWITAHNIKVMNVAGPRESGAPGINQKTRELLIAL, via the coding sequence ATGACCTTCGTATCCGGAGGGCAGACCGGAGTGGACCGCGGCGCACTGGACGCAGCAATAGAACGTAATTTAGCGCATCGGGGCTGGTGCCCAAAAGGGCGCAAGGCTGAAGATGGCCCCATCCCGGCAAAATACAACATGCAGGAAATGGTAGACTGGCAGTACTGGAAAAGGACAGAAAAAAATGTGCTCGACTCAGACGGAACACTCGTGCTTCCCGGCCATACCGAGTCCAAAGGAACCGCGCTGACCATCAGACTGGCCCGCAAGCATGGGAAACCCATAGCTGTAATCTCTCTGGACAGGCGGGATGCGGCACAAACAATCAGAGCATGGATTACAGCCCACAATATAAAGGTAATGAACGTAGCCGGACCACGGGAAAGCGGTGCTCCGGGCATAAACCAAAAAACGCGGGAACTGCTAATAGCACTTTAA
- a CDS encoding ATP-binding protein: MKMRMSKIFQKTLLLNFILFGVISTSMSLVSALTLHNHMVDEYVSKGKAIASSIASSSVEILLNRDASTIQSMIDQFKDSDGAAYVYVQDSNGDIVSHTFVPEVPEILGGTSIHPKSVSIREMDVPGMGDVIDITKPILAGMAGYVHVGMDKGIINKYVWAAIAKLQVVMFFIFWGSVFILYMMVKRISEPLNQLTEYAKKLSAHDFTAEIEITSNDEIGLLGGTMKNMADELTTLISGLERAVGNATSELQDTLTYMEVIMDNLADGLLVVDISGKISVTNPVLGDLFGFTENEVRNKDIKAFFPDEMTALFELVKGCEHEVYSSEIELSGRRTGKAVATPIHKTGETGDSNVCLGAVILVRDITYEKEVDNLKTDFISTVSHELRTPMTSILGFAKIIKKKLEKSVFPVCEAPDKKTQRAINQVQDNIGIIVSEGQRLTELINDVLDIAKMESGKIDWKKVPIEISEVIETSVQTTTPLWKAQDLEMVIDVDEDIPTMYGDRDRVMQVLVNLISNAVKFTDSGYITCTARSHDDEIMVSVSDTGSGISPDDQKKIFERFKQAGDTLTGKPKGTGLGLPICKQIVDHHKGRIWVDSKRGEGSSFHFTLAIDTPEESTPIPTPVAKAVPRNAVHPGSSDSPLIMVADDDPALNEFLSQVLEEEGYRIITVTNGQEAVETAKTRLPQLITMDLKMPVMDGAQAITVLRQDPSTRHIPVLVISALAEGQQAGGDAALIKPIDEKRLVETIHGLLSEDLIMTDPCMVLGKEDNPPTENLLVICPGKINYCPPADLWTRVSSGFKGTIFITAELSANLDLDRLSQIPEVQIVILPEN, translated from the coding sequence GCCAGCTCCAGTGTGGAAATCCTGCTCAACAGAGATGCCTCAACCATCCAGTCCATGATAGATCAGTTTAAGGACAGCGATGGAGCCGCCTACGTTTACGTGCAGGATTCAAACGGTGACATTGTTTCGCACACATTTGTACCGGAAGTACCGGAAATTCTGGGTGGAACAAGCATCCATCCCAAATCCGTATCCATACGTGAAATGGACGTTCCCGGCATGGGTGATGTTATTGATATAACCAAGCCCATCCTCGCCGGAATGGCCGGGTATGTTCATGTGGGCATGGATAAAGGCATTATTAATAAATATGTCTGGGCGGCCATTGCAAAATTACAGGTGGTCATGTTTTTCATCTTCTGGGGAAGTGTGTTTATCCTCTATATGATGGTCAAAAGAATTTCAGAGCCGCTCAATCAGTTGACTGAATATGCAAAAAAACTTTCCGCCCACGACTTCACCGCAGAAATCGAAATTACATCCAATGATGAAATCGGGTTGCTCGGCGGGACCATGAAAAACATGGCCGATGAATTGACCACCCTCATCTCAGGTCTGGAACGGGCGGTGGGCAATGCCACCAGTGAGTTACAGGATACCCTGACTTACATGGAAGTAATTATGGACAATCTTGCTGACGGATTGCTGGTTGTTGATATCAGCGGCAAAATATCCGTCACCAACCCGGTTCTGGGGGATCTCTTCGGCTTTACTGAAAATGAAGTTCGAAACAAAGATATCAAAGCATTTTTCCCTGATGAAATGACTGCCCTTTTTGAGCTGGTCAAAGGATGCGAACACGAAGTCTACTCTTCCGAAATTGAACTTTCCGGACGCAGAACCGGCAAAGCTGTAGCCACCCCCATCCACAAAACAGGTGAGACAGGTGACAGCAATGTCTGCCTTGGGGCAGTTATTCTGGTGCGTGACATTACTTATGAAAAGGAAGTGGATAACCTTAAGACGGACTTCATTTCCACAGTCTCCCATGAGCTACGCACGCCCATGACATCGATTCTCGGCTTTGCAAAGATCATCAAGAAAAAACTGGAAAAATCAGTCTTCCCCGTCTGTGAAGCACCGGACAAAAAAACCCAACGGGCCATCAATCAGGTGCAGGACAATATCGGTATCATTGTTTCCGAAGGCCAGCGGCTGACTGAATTGATTAACGATGTTCTGGATATCGCAAAAATGGAGTCCGGCAAAATCGACTGGAAAAAGGTTCCCATTGAGATTTCAGAAGTTATTGAAACCTCGGTCCAGACGACCACTCCTCTATGGAAAGCACAGGATCTCGAAATGGTTATTGACGTGGATGAAGACATCCCAACCATGTACGGTGACCGGGACAGAGTCATGCAGGTGCTGGTCAACCTCATTTCCAATGCCGTAAAATTCACAGACTCCGGCTACATCACCTGCACGGCACGATCCCACGATGATGAAATCATGGTCAGCGTCAGTGACACCGGTAGCGGAATTTCACCTGATGACCAGAAAAAAATCTTCGAACGGTTCAAGCAGGCCGGTGACACCCTGACTGGAAAACCCAAGGGAACCGGGCTTGGACTGCCCATCTGTAAACAGATTGTAGACCACCATAAAGGCCGCATCTGGGTGGACAGTAAGCGAGGAGAAGGAAGCTCATTCCATTTCACTCTGGCAATTGACACACCTGAAGAAAGTACTCCGATTCCCACTCCGGTGGCAAAAGCAGTACCCAGAAATGCCGTGCATCCCGGAAGTTCCGACAGCCCGCTGATTATGGTTGCGGACGACGACCCGGCACTGAATGAATTCCTTTCTCAGGTACTTGAAGAAGAAGGATACAGAATCATAACAGTTACCAACGGGCAGGAAGCGGTGGAAACAGCCAAAACCCGTCTGCCGCAATTAATCACTATGGACCTGAAAATGCCGGTCATGGACGGGGCGCAAGCCATTACTGTCCTGCGTCAGGACCCGTCTACACGGCATATTCCTGTACTTGTCATCAGCGCACTGGCTGAAGGTCAACAAGCAGGGGGAGACGCGGCTCTGATCAAGCCCATTGATGAAAAGAGACTGGTGGAAACCATTCACGGCCTGCTTTCGGAAGACCTGATCATGACTGATCCCTGTATGGTTCTGGGCAAGGAAGATAATCCGCCCACAGAAAACCTGCTGGTAATCTGCCCCGGAAAAATCAATTACTGCCCGCCTGCGGATCTATGGACGCGGGTATCTTCAGGATTCAAGGGGACAATCTTTATCACTGCGGAACTGAGTGCCAACCTTGATTTGGACAGATTATCACAAATCCCCGAAGTACAGATTGTTATTTTACCAGAAAACTGA